In the Flavobacterium pallidum genome, one interval contains:
- a CDS encoding DUF1573 domain-containing protein, with protein sequence MKKNLILFSAMALFAVNGAFAQETAKKAVKKTTTTTKTEMKKVVAPMTAATPAVDGAGMTFESETIDYGTVKHNADGKREFVFVNTGNKPLTITNCAGSCGCTVPSWPKEPIAPGAKAVIGVKYATDRVGPFTKTVTVTSNASETPKVLTIKGTVLADPTPAETPTKS encoded by the coding sequence ATGAAAAAAAATCTGATATTATTTTCTGCAATGGCTCTATTTGCAGTGAATGGTGCTTTCGCGCAGGAAACTGCAAAAAAAGCGGTTAAGAAAACAACAACAACTACCAAAACAGAAATGAAAAAGGTAGTGGCCCCTATGACAGCTGCAACACCAGCTGTTGATGGCGCAGGGATGACTTTCGAGTCTGAGACAATCGACTACGGAACTGTAAAGCACAATGCTGACGGAAAACGTGAATTCGTTTTCGTAAACACTGGAAACAAACCTTTGACAATCACTAACTGTGCAGGTTCATGCGGTTGTACCGTTCCATCATGGCCAAAAGAACCAATCGCTCCGGGTGCAAAAGCAGTTATCGGTGTGAAATATGCTACTGACAGGGTTGGTCCATTCACGAAAACAGTAACTGTAACATCTAATGCTTCTGAAACTCCGAAAGTATTGACCATCAAAGGAACTGTTCTTGCTGATCCAACTCCGGCAGAAACGCCTACAAAAAGCTAA
- the sppA gene encoding signal peptide peptidase SppA has product MKFLSNVLATIVGLFIFCVLSFFFVLIIGIIVGSSSADEVRVKDNSVINLDLSTISHDYAGKFSDPWVTMFSENASVGVTDVIKAITEAKTDDKIKGISILNNNGALGMAQIKAVRDALNDFKKSGKFIVSYADAYSQRDYYLNSVADTLYLNPTGDMEFKGLSTELMFFKDFQDKTGIKMEVIRHGKYKSAVEPFLDNKMSDANREQLTALLNSLWNGVVNDISKSRNIPVDRLNAIADGLLARTPEMAKTSGLIDKLGYQDQYEAGIRKALKVKKDKDYNSVDIADYAKKTNTIAAFGDGSDKIAIIYAQGEIKGGEGDVDYIGEGSMRRALQKAREDKNIKAIVLRIDSPGGSAMTSELIWREIEITKKTKPVVVSMGNYAASGGYYIACNANEIFAEESTITGSIGVFGMLPNFTGLAGKVGINTEVVSTHKNSAEYSPFRPLSDDMRAQTLEGVERIYNTFVTRVATGRKMSFAQVDAIGQGRVWSGAEAIKIGLVDKIGGMDDALKAAAKLAKLKNYRTENFPEYDKKLGDLLSGFPFAKTKESLIKEELGVENYELLQQVKQANSRKGIQALMPFEMEIH; this is encoded by the coding sequence ATGAAATTTTTATCAAACGTCCTCGCCACTATTGTAGGGCTCTTTATTTTCTGCGTACTGTCCTTTTTTTTCGTGCTGATTATAGGCATTATCGTGGGCAGCAGCAGTGCTGATGAAGTCCGCGTAAAGGACAACTCGGTCATCAATCTCGACCTCAGTACCATCAGCCATGATTATGCCGGCAAATTCTCAGACCCATGGGTCACGATGTTTTCAGAAAATGCTTCCGTTGGAGTCACTGACGTTATAAAAGCCATTACTGAAGCAAAAACAGACGACAAAATCAAAGGAATTTCGATCCTTAATAACAACGGTGCACTAGGAATGGCTCAGATAAAAGCCGTTCGCGATGCCCTGAATGATTTCAAAAAATCAGGAAAATTCATCGTTTCTTATGCAGATGCGTATTCCCAAAGGGACTATTACCTCAATTCGGTGGCCGACACCCTGTACCTGAACCCGACCGGCGACATGGAATTCAAGGGGCTATCGACAGAGTTGATGTTCTTCAAGGATTTCCAGGATAAGACCGGGATTAAGATGGAAGTCATCCGCCATGGAAAATACAAAAGTGCGGTGGAGCCATTCCTTGACAATAAAATGAGCGATGCCAATAGAGAACAACTTACTGCCTTGCTGAATTCACTTTGGAATGGTGTCGTAAATGACATCTCGAAAAGCCGGAACATCCCCGTAGACCGCCTCAATGCTATCGCTGACGGATTGCTGGCACGCACTCCGGAAATGGCAAAAACTTCGGGACTGATTGACAAGCTGGGGTACCAGGATCAATATGAAGCCGGCATCCGCAAAGCTTTAAAAGTTAAAAAAGACAAAGATTACAACAGCGTTGACATCGCCGATTATGCCAAGAAAACAAATACTATCGCGGCATTCGGTGACGGTTCGGATAAGATTGCAATCATTTATGCTCAGGGGGAGATCAAAGGCGGGGAAGGCGATGTTGATTATATCGGCGAAGGCTCGATGAGGCGCGCCCTGCAAAAAGCCCGTGAAGACAAAAATATCAAGGCTATCGTGCTGCGTATCGACAGCCCGGGCGGAAGTGCCATGACTTCAGAACTGATCTGGAGGGAAATTGAAATCACCAAAAAAACCAAGCCGGTTGTGGTGTCGATGGGTAATTATGCAGCCTCAGGTGGATATTATATTGCGTGTAATGCGAACGAAATCTTCGCCGAAGAAAGTACCATTACAGGTTCTATAGGCGTGTTCGGGATGTTGCCGAACTTTACCGGGCTTGCAGGAAAAGTGGGTATTAACACTGAAGTGGTGAGTACACACAAGAATTCCGCAGAATACAGTCCGTTCCGACCGCTCAGCGACGATATGAGAGCACAAACCCTGGAAGGGGTGGAACGCATTTACAACACCTTCGTAACCCGAGTGGCTACAGGAAGGAAAATGAGTTTTGCACAAGTGGATGCCATCGGCCAGGGCCGTGTCTGGTCTGGTGCCGAGGCAATCAAAATTGGGTTGGTGGATAAAATCGGCGGTATGGACGATGCGCTGAAAGCCGCTGCAAAACTGGCAAAACTGAAGAATTACCGTACCGAGAATTTTCCTGAATACGACAAGAAACTGGGCGACCTGCTTTCGGGCTTCCCTTTTGCCAAAACAAAAGAAAGCCTGATTAAGGAAGAGCTGGGTGTGGAAAATTACGAATTACTACAACAGGTAAAACAGGCCAACAGCCGCAAAGGTATACAGGCGCTGATGCCGTTTGAAATGGAAATCCATTAA
- a CDS encoding Ig-like domain-containing protein: MNPNQAYTYIFTFLLLIVSAKMAAQNQPPTLAATGNQVYCPGTQLNIVTNMSINDPDDVSIDAIYIQISSGYETGQEQLVLTGSHPTISSSWNSAEGKLTLKSPTSIPVLYTEFEDAVEDVIYTSSQANPSGIRNFSISVGQANYLPSTQHYYMYVPALGITWTDARAAAAASTYYGLEGYLATITAADEAQLSGEQAPGAGWIGGSDADLEGTWKWMTGPEAGTVFWTGGANGTTTTFAFWNNSEPNNLNNENYAHVTAPGVGIPGSWNDLSNTGGDSGDYQPKGYIVEYGGMPGDPVLHIATSSTIFIPNIASTVPASRCGSGSLNLSATGFGDIKWYDSATGGTLLATGNNFTTPALTATTTYYLDPYEPGCTTASRTAITATINEIPVLNIQIPPPACEGSVALHATATTGQVRWYDQETGGTLQQTGENFITPVLTQETIYYVDAKNNDCFSGPRQAVNVKINPRPIVSDDSKGICEGTQTILDAGIPNVTYLWSTGATTREITVDTAGTYTVTVTNVSGCSSMKTITVTEKYAPIISDVNIIGTTATINTTNTGAFEYAVDNGSYQDSNVFTFTEGGLHTAHVHQVDGCGDDKRDFIIVIVPTFFTPNGDSVNDQFIVPGMVLLPGSSMSVFDRYGKLITLLNPRNTSWDGTHKGKPLPADDYWYVMRIDNSQPELRGHFSLVR; encoded by the coding sequence ATGAATCCGAATCAAGCCTACACCTACATTTTTACCTTTTTATTATTAATTGTCTCGGCTAAGATGGCTGCACAAAACCAGCCCCCAACGCTCGCTGCAACCGGAAACCAGGTGTATTGCCCGGGAACGCAACTTAATATCGTAACCAATATGAGCATCAACGATCCGGATGATGTTTCGATTGATGCCATCTACATACAGATTTCTTCAGGTTATGAAACAGGCCAGGAGCAATTGGTGCTTACTGGCTCACATCCCACCATATCCAGCAGCTGGAATAGCGCAGAAGGCAAGCTTACACTGAAAAGTCCAACTTCGATTCCTGTTTTATATACCGAATTTGAAGATGCTGTTGAAGATGTTATTTACACCAGTTCACAGGCAAATCCTTCCGGCATCCGAAATTTCTCGATCAGCGTCGGACAGGCCAATTATCTTCCTTCGACCCAACATTACTATATGTATGTCCCGGCATTGGGAATAACCTGGACTGATGCAAGGGCAGCCGCCGCAGCCAGCACTTATTATGGGCTTGAAGGTTACCTTGCTACGATTACTGCTGCCGATGAAGCACAGCTTTCGGGTGAGCAGGCCCCCGGTGCAGGCTGGATCGGGGGTAGTGATGCCGACCTTGAAGGCACCTGGAAATGGATGACGGGACCTGAAGCTGGCACGGTATTCTGGACTGGCGGGGCTAATGGAACTACGACCACATTCGCTTTTTGGAACAATTCCGAACCCAACAACCTCAACAACGAAAATTACGCACACGTTACAGCTCCTGGTGTCGGGATTCCGGGCTCATGGAATGACCTTTCGAATACTGGGGGTGACAGCGGCGACTACCAGCCAAAAGGCTATATCGTTGAATATGGCGGCATGCCAGGCGATCCGGTGCTTCATATTGCAACAAGTTCAACGATTTTTATTCCAAACATTGCTTCAACAGTGCCGGCTTCCCGTTGCGGCTCGGGCAGTTTGAACCTTAGCGCGACAGGCTTCGGCGACATTAAATGGTATGACAGTGCCACCGGCGGAACATTACTTGCTACAGGAAATAATTTTACGACGCCAGCATTGACCGCTACAACTACGTATTATCTGGATCCTTACGAACCGGGATGCACAACTGCCTCCCGCACCGCAATTACAGCAACCATAAATGAAATCCCAGTCTTAAATATTCAAATACCTCCGCCTGCCTGCGAAGGAAGTGTTGCGCTGCATGCAACAGCTACCACAGGGCAGGTACGTTGGTATGATCAGGAGACCGGGGGCACATTACAACAAACCGGCGAGAATTTCATCACCCCTGTATTGACACAAGAGACTATTTATTATGTTGATGCGAAAAATAACGACTGTTTTTCCGGGCCGAGGCAAGCTGTAAATGTGAAGATCAATCCACGTCCTATAGTAAGCGATGACAGCAAGGGCATTTGCGAAGGAACCCAAACTATTCTAGACGCGGGTATTCCAAACGTTACCTATCTTTGGTCCACTGGTGCTACGACGAGAGAAATTACCGTTGATACCGCTGGCACTTATACCGTCACCGTCACCAATGTTTCCGGTTGCAGCAGCATGAAAACCATCACGGTCACGGAAAAATACGCGCCAATAATCAGTGATGTAAATATTATTGGCACTACAGCAACAATCAATACCACAAATACCGGTGCTTTTGAATATGCCGTTGACAATGGATCGTACCAGGACTCCAATGTGTTCACTTTTACCGAAGGTGGATTGCATACTGCCCATGTGCACCAGGTTGATGGCTGCGGCGATGACAAACGCGATTTCATTATCGTAATCGTACCCACTTTTTTTACGCCGAACGGAGACAGCGTCAACGATCAGTTTATCGTTCCCGGAATGGTATTGCTTCCCGGATCAAGCATGAGTGTTTTTGACCGTTACGGAAAATTGATTACCCTGCTCAATCCGCGAAATACTTCATGGGATGGTACGCACAAAGGCAAACCCTTGCCTGCCGATGATTACTGGTACGTGATGAGAATCGATAACAGCCAGCCCGAGCTCAGAGGCCATTTCAGCCTGGTCAGGTAA
- the folK gene encoding 2-amino-4-hydroxy-6-hydroxymethyldihydropteridine diphosphokinase — MNLQHQAIISIGSNQGNRLEHLRNAIALIHRSAATVIRVSSVYETPAWGFVGEAFYNCALLVHTHKSAPALLKALLSIETQLGRKREKVSGYQSRIIDLDIISFDADVIQRKQLQVPHPQMGQRLFVLLPLRDVKPDFVHPVSGKSISVLISECEDESQCKTVQNIPSAVDGLKLDRFNYIAIEGNIGAGKTTLACKIAEDFNAKTVLERFADNPFLPKFYKDQPRYAFPLEMSFLADRYQQLSDDLAQFDLFKDFIVADYHIFKSLIFAKVTLSDDEYRLYRKLFEIIYKEMPKPDLYIYLYQNTPRLLENIKKRGRSYEQEIPAEYLDSINRGYLDYIKSQTGLNILVIDVSDRDFVKKQEDYLYILEEIRKKIT; from the coding sequence ATGAATCTGCAGCACCAAGCCATTATTTCCATCGGAAGCAATCAGGGCAACCGCCTTGAGCATCTTCGAAATGCGATAGCGTTGATACACAGGAGCGCCGCCACGGTGATCAGAGTGTCCTCAGTGTATGAAACGCCTGCGTGGGGATTCGTTGGGGAGGCATTTTACAATTGCGCTTTGCTGGTCCATACGCATAAATCGGCTCCGGCTTTATTGAAAGCTTTATTGTCGATTGAGACGCAGTTGGGGCGAAAGCGGGAAAAAGTAAGCGGTTACCAATCGCGCATTATCGATCTCGATATTATTTCGTTTGACGCTGATGTGATCCAAAGAAAGCAATTGCAGGTGCCGCATCCGCAGATGGGACAAAGGCTTTTTGTATTATTGCCACTGAGGGATGTAAAGCCTGATTTCGTACATCCGGTGTCGGGCAAATCCATTTCTGTGCTGATTTCCGAGTGCGAAGATGAAAGCCAATGTAAAACCGTACAAAATATTCCATCGGCTGTTGACGGTTTGAAGCTCGATCGTTTCAATTATATCGCCATTGAAGGCAACATCGGCGCAGGCAAAACCACATTGGCGTGTAAGATTGCTGAAGATTTCAATGCGAAAACCGTATTGGAACGTTTTGCAGACAACCCTTTCCTGCCGAAGTTTTATAAAGACCAGCCGCGGTACGCGTTTCCGTTGGAAATGTCTTTTTTGGCGGATCGCTACCAGCAATTGTCTGATGACCTGGCCCAATTTGATTTATTTAAGGATTTCATTGTAGCGGATTACCATATTTTCAAGTCGCTGATTTTTGCCAAAGTGACCCTCAGTGATGATGAGTACAGATTGTATCGTAAGCTTTTCGAAATTATTTATAAGGAAATGCCGAAGCCCGACCTGTATATTTATTTATACCAGAATACGCCAAGGCTGTTGGAGAACATCAAAAAGCGCGGCCGCAGCTATGAGCAGGAAATCCCGGCGGAATATCTCGACAGCATTAACCGCGGCTATCTGGATTATATCAAGTCACAAACCGGTTTGAATATACTCGTTATCGATGTTTCCGACAGGGATTTCGTAAAAAAACAAGAGGATTACCTTTACATTCTTGAAGAAATCCGGAAGAAAATTACCTGA
- a CDS encoding RNA methyltransferase produces the protein MRKLENSELDRKSIADFKEAEKTPIIIILDDIRSLHNIGSVFRSADAFLVEKIYLCGITACPPNKEIHKTALGATETVDWEYKASVTELIAGLQVQSIKVFAVEQVEGAVMLNKFSFKTHQKLALVFGNEVYGVSQEAISLCDGSIEIPQLGTKHSLNIAVSAGIVIWDLFQKMKI, from the coding sequence ATGCGAAAACTTGAGAACAGCGAATTAGACCGCAAATCCATAGCCGATTTTAAGGAAGCTGAAAAAACCCCGATCATTATCATCCTGGATGACATACGGAGCCTTCACAATATTGGCTCGGTATTTCGTTCCGCCGATGCATTCCTTGTTGAAAAAATTTACCTCTGCGGGATTACTGCCTGCCCTCCGAATAAGGAAATCCACAAAACCGCTTTAGGCGCAACGGAAACTGTAGACTGGGAATATAAGGCATCCGTAACAGAATTGATTGCCGGACTTCAGGTACAAAGCATCAAAGTCTTTGCCGTAGAGCAGGTAGAGGGTGCTGTGATGCTCAACAAATTCAGTTTTAAAACCCATCAAAAACTTGCATTGGTCTTCGGAAACGAAGTGTATGGCGTGAGCCAGGAAGCCATCTCCTTATGCGATGGAAGCATTGAAATCCCACAACTTGGCACTAAACATTCCCTGAATATTGCCGTCAGCGCCGGGATTGTCATCTGGGACCTGTTCCAGAAAATGAAAATTTAA
- the mutS gene encoding DNA mismatch repair protein MutS produces the protein MTTKEKAPKETPLMKQYNEIKRKYPDACLLFRVGDFYETFGEDAIRASKILGIVLTKRGAGSETETALAGFPHHSLNTYLPKLVKAGLRVAICDQLEDPKMTKTIVKRGVTELVTPGVSMNDEVLHSKSNNFLAALYFGKKSLGVAFLDVSTGEFLTAQGNEEYIDKLLQNFNPSEVLVPKQNKNDFKETFGEDFHNFYLEDWVYKEDYALQTLTNHFKTVSLKGFGIEELPDGIIAAGAILYYLSETQHDRIQHITSIQRIAEDAYVWMDRFTIRNLELYHSYNPNAVTLLDVIDRTLSPMGSRLLKRWLALPLKDINKIRSRHEVVSYLKDNQDVLKKIQQQIKQISDLERLISKIATGKVTPREVIYLKDSLDAILPIKDLALASPLEAVKTIGDSLHSCDLLREKITHTLNPDAPVAIAKGNAIASGINNELDELRVISTTGKEFLEGIEKRESEITGISSLKISFNNVFGYYIEVRNTHKDKVPVEWIRKQTLVNAERYITEELKEYETKILGAEEKIHKLETELFEHLVAWIATYIKPVQLNANLVAQLDCLTSFAQLALENNYVCPVLDDTFDLEISNGRHPVIEKQLPIGIPYIANDVFLDRDSQQIIMITGPNMSGKSAILRQTALIVLLSQMGSFVPADSVRMGIVDKIFTRVGASDNISMGESTFMVEMNETASILNNISDRSLVLLDEIGRGTSTYDGISIAWAIAEYLHEHPSQPKTLFATHYHELNEMSDMLPRIQNYNVSVKELKDTVLFVRKLVKGGSAHSFGIHVAKMAGMPQTVILKAQKLLKKLEKDHSGEALNGIKSAKEELQLSIFNLDDPLLEEIRDEILGLDINTLTPVEALMKLNEIRRMLSKK, from the coding sequence TTGACGACAAAAGAGAAAGCACCGAAGGAAACCCCTTTAATGAAGCAGTATAATGAGATAAAGCGCAAATATCCTGATGCCTGCCTCTTGTTCCGTGTTGGGGATTTCTATGAAACTTTCGGTGAGGATGCCATCCGCGCTTCTAAAATTCTCGGTATTGTCCTGACCAAGCGTGGTGCCGGTTCTGAAACTGAAACTGCTTTGGCCGGATTTCCGCACCATTCGCTCAATACCTATTTGCCTAAATTGGTCAAGGCCGGACTTCGCGTCGCCATCTGTGACCAGCTTGAGGATCCAAAAATGACGAAAACCATTGTCAAAAGAGGCGTCACCGAATTGGTCACTCCCGGAGTTTCCATGAATGATGAAGTGCTGCATTCCAAGTCCAATAATTTCCTGGCTGCTTTGTATTTCGGTAAAAAGAGTTTGGGAGTTGCTTTTCTGGATGTATCCACAGGAGAATTCCTGACAGCACAGGGCAATGAGGAATATATAGATAAGCTGCTCCAGAATTTTAACCCCAGCGAAGTGCTTGTGCCGAAGCAGAATAAGAATGATTTTAAGGAAACCTTCGGCGAGGATTTTCATAATTTTTACCTTGAGGATTGGGTTTACAAGGAAGATTATGCGCTGCAGACGCTTACCAATCATTTCAAGACCGTTTCGCTTAAAGGCTTCGGGATCGAGGAATTGCCGGACGGCATCATCGCTGCAGGTGCAATATTGTATTATTTATCGGAAACCCAACACGACAGGATACAGCACATTACGTCAATACAGCGCATTGCTGAAGATGCTTATGTATGGATGGACCGTTTTACCATCCGGAATCTGGAATTGTACCACAGTTATAACCCGAATGCTGTTACGCTACTCGATGTCATCGATCGTACGCTTTCGCCTATGGGCAGCCGTTTGCTGAAACGTTGGCTGGCGCTTCCGCTGAAAGATATTAATAAGATAAGAAGCCGCCATGAAGTGGTCAGCTATCTCAAAGACAATCAGGATGTGCTGAAAAAGATACAGCAGCAAATCAAGCAGATTTCCGACCTGGAGCGCCTGATTTCTAAAATAGCAACAGGGAAAGTTACGCCGCGGGAAGTGATTTATCTGAAAGATTCTTTGGATGCCATTCTGCCGATTAAGGACTTAGCGTTGGCCAGTCCGCTGGAAGCCGTAAAAACCATCGGCGACAGCCTGCACAGTTGTGATTTGCTTCGCGAAAAGATAACACACACGCTGAATCCGGATGCCCCGGTAGCCATTGCCAAAGGAAATGCTATCGCTTCCGGGATCAATAATGAACTCGATGAACTTCGGGTGATTTCCACTACGGGAAAAGAATTTTTGGAAGGCATCGAGAAACGGGAATCTGAAATTACGGGTATTTCTTCGTTGAAGATTTCGTTTAATAATGTTTTCGGATATTATATTGAAGTGCGAAATACACATAAGGATAAGGTTCCCGTGGAATGGATCCGTAAACAAACGCTTGTAAATGCGGAGCGTTACATTACCGAAGAACTTAAGGAATATGAAACCAAAATATTAGGTGCCGAGGAAAAAATCCACAAATTGGAAACGGAATTGTTTGAGCACTTGGTGGCCTGGATTGCGACCTATATTAAGCCGGTACAATTGAATGCGAATTTGGTCGCACAATTGGACTGCCTGACTTCGTTTGCGCAATTGGCACTCGAAAACAATTATGTATGCCCGGTCCTCGACGATACTTTCGATCTGGAAATCAGCAATGGCAGGCATCCGGTAATTGAAAAACAATTGCCTATCGGAATACCTTATATTGCCAATGATGTTTTCCTTGACCGGGATTCGCAGCAGATTATTATGATTACCGGGCCTAACATGTCGGGAAAATCGGCTATTTTAAGGCAAACCGCACTGATTGTCCTGCTTTCGCAGATGGGGAGTTTTGTTCCGGCCGATAGCGTCAGAATGGGAATAGTGGATAAGATTTTTACACGAGTAGGCGCTTCTGATAACATTTCGATGGGCGAATCAACCTTTATGGTCGAAATGAATGAAACCGCTTCTATCCTGAATAATATTTCTGACCGAAGCCTGGTTTTATTGGATGAAATCGGACGAGGTACCAGCACTTATGATGGGATTTCAATTGCATGGGCCATCGCCGAATACCTGCATGAACATCCTTCACAACCGAAAACGCTTTTTGCAACGCATTACCACGAGCTGAATGAAATGAGCGATATGCTGCCCCGGATACAGAATTATAATGTATCGGTAAAGGAATTAAAAGATACGGTTTTGTTTGTGCGTAAACTGGTTAAAGGCGGTAGTGCGCACAGTTTTGGGATCCATGTGGCGAAAATGGCCGGAATGCCGCAGACGGTCATCCTGAAGGCACAGAAACTTTTGAAGAAATTGGAAAAAGACCATTCCGGTGAAGCACTGAACGGGATTAAATCGGCTAAAGAGGAACTGCAATTGAGTATTTTCAATCTTGATGATCCGCTTTTAGAAGAAATACGCGATGAAATCCTGGGCCTTGATATCAATACACTGACGCCGGTTGAGGCCTTGATGAAACTAAATGAAATCCGCAGGATGCTTTCAAAAAAATAG